In Zingiber officinale cultivar Zhangliang chromosome 11B, Zo_v1.1, whole genome shotgun sequence, a single window of DNA contains:
- the LOC122034277 gene encoding leucine-rich repeat receptor-like serine/threonine/tyrosine-protein kinase SOBIR1, with protein MRRFTGEAETAPEKLPHPGRQFFLQHPLYLDAIAAFFVGFAVGILLFLLWRSLLLLRRFFFAGCTLVSRVTVLEGEEPAGDAPMVFGPMLRGPEFDLFIHQLQQDGVPRPGKVIGRGGCGEVYEAELLLRDRPLRVAIKKIDLPADGQEEPEGFHCRMRQVQSEIRTVGYMRHPNLLRLLAHIPSPPRCHYLVYEYMPHGSLHDLLRRRGAALDWPIRQRIALGIAAGLEYLHAVHWPRVIHRDLKPANILLDRHFIPRIADFGLAKMLSGGNGGGGSGWTSRSNNLVGTMGYIAPEYYQTLVCTDKCDVYSFGVILAVLVTGRFPSDKFLEEIEEMSLVSWVRRVVASSDEEFAAAIDENLQGKGFEEQMLLVLKVACFCTYDDPNQRPDTRDVRRMLSQTVQSTHGNNISCANH; from the coding sequence ATGAGGCGATTCACCGGCGAAGCAGAAACAGCTCCTGAAAAGCTGCCACATCCGGGGAGACAATTCTTCCTGCAACACCCTCTTTATCTGGACGCCATCGCTGCCTTCTTCGTTGGTTTCGCCGTTGggatcctcctcttcctcctctggcGCTCCCTGCTCCTCCTCCGGAGATTCTTTTTCGCCGGCTGCACCCTCGTCAGTAGAGTCACTGTCCTGGAGGGAGAGGAGCCGGCGGGAGACGCTCCGATGGTCTTCGGCCCGATGCTCCGCGGGCCGGAGTTCGACCTCTTCATCCATCAACTCCAGCAGGACGGCGTTCCCCGCCCCGGCAAGGTCATCGGCCGCGGTGGCTGCGGCGAGGTCTACGAAGCTGAGCTCCTTCTCCGCGACCGGCCGCTGCGCGTCGCCATCAAAAAGATCGATCTGCCCGCCGACGGCCAAGAGGAGCCCGAGGGGTTCCACTGCCGCATGCGGCAAGTGCAGTCGGAGATCCGGACGGTGGGTTACATGCGCCACCCCAACCTCCTCCGCCTGCTGGCGCACATTCCGAGCCCACCCCGCTGCCACTACCTCGTCTACGAGTACATGCCGCACGGTTCTCTGCACGACCTCCTCCGGCGGCGCGGGGCGGCGCTCGATTGGCCGATCCGCCAGAGGATCGCGCTGGGCATCGCCGCCGGCCTAGAGTACCTCCACGCGGTGCACTGGCCGCGGGTCATCCACCGCGATCTCAAGCCCGCCAACATCCTACTCGACCGTCACTTCATCCCGCGCATCGCCGACTTCGGGCTCGCCAAAATGCTGAGCGGCGGCAACGGCGGCGGCGGGAGCGGATGGACCTCGCGGTCCAACAACCTGGTGGGCACGATGGGATACATCGCGCCGGAGTACTACCAGACGCTGGTCTGTACGGACAAGTGCGACGTGTACAGCTTCGGCGTGATTCTGGCGGTGCTGGTGACGGGGAGGTTCCCGAGcgacaagttcttggaggagattGAGGAAATGAGCCTAGTGAGTTGGGTCCGGCGGGTGGTGGCGAGCTCCGATGAGGAGTTTGCGGCGGCGATCGACGAAAACTTGCAAGGGAAAGGGTTCGAGGAGCAGATGCTTCTGGTGCTGAAGGTCGCGTGTTTCTGCACCTACGATGACCCCAACCAGAGGCCTGACACTAGGGACGTTCGTCGCATGCTATCGCAGACAGTCCAATCCACTCACGGTAACAATATctcatgcgctaacc